One genomic window of Nicotiana sylvestris chromosome 10, ASM39365v2, whole genome shotgun sequence includes the following:
- the LOC104242832 gene encoding uncharacterized protein, translating into MGHNINEYKLIAENFKASKATKEGREIFFERNIIVTEEELLLRQKLNHEQQMAYNVIIDRISSNRPGAFFVDGPGGTGKTFLYRALLATVRSKGFIALATATSGVAASILPGGRTAHSRFKISIDIDENFSCNISKQSSLACLIRDAKLIVWDEVSTAKKKMIETFDLLLKDLLNTNVLFGGKVVVFGGDFRQTLLVVRNGKREDFIHESLLYSDIWPRLEKLQLSENMRAKTDPAFCESLMRIGNGKEPLTSENKIEIPKSLLSLILLNGNL; encoded by the coding sequence ATGGGACATAACATTAATGAGTATAAACTTATCGCTGAAAATTTCAAGGCTTCAAAGGCTACCAAAGAAGGAAGAGAAATATTCTTCGAAAGAAACATAATCGTTACTGAAGAAGAGCTATTACTGCGACAAAAGTTGAACCATGAACAACAGATGGCATACAATGTGATTATAGACAGAATATCTTCGAACAGACCAGGAGCTTTTTTTGTTGACGGTCCTGGAGGAACAGGTAAAACTTTTTTATATCGTGCCTTATTAGCTACTGTGCGATCTAAAGGATTTATTGCTCTAGCAACAGCAACCTCTGGAGTTGCGGCTTCAATTCTTCCAGGTGGCCGTACAGCTCATTCCCGTTTTAAAATTTCCATTGACATTGATGAAAATTTTAGTTGCAATATTAGCAAACAAAGTTCACTTGCCTGTTTGATTCGAGATGCAAAATTAATTGTATGGGATGAAGTATCGACGGCAAAAAAGAAAATGATTGAAACTTTTGATCTACTTTTGAAAGATCTCTTGAATACTAATGTGCTTTTTGGTGGTAAAGTTGTTGTCTTTGGTGGTGATTTTAGACAAACTCTACTAGTAGTTCGAAATGGAAAAAGAGAGGATTTTATTCATGAGAGTTTATTATATTCTGACATTTGGCCCCGACTTGAAAAATTGCAACTGTCAGAAAACATGCGTGCAAAAACGGATCCAGCCTTTTGTGAATCTTTGATGAGAATAGGAAATGGAAAAGAACCTCTTACTTCTGAAAACAAAATTGAAATTCCAAAATCATTATTGTCCCTTATACTACTGAACGGGAATCTTTGA
- the LOC104242831 gene encoding uncharacterized protein yields the protein MSSTMVGKKGYNSKKKSYTYVGQLQSDYVLLKTVPNFKFCGAKKFEYEPPGFCCNNGSIKLVSHEMPAELQNLYLGTTEECKHFRTYIRKYNNMFAFTSLGVNYDNELAKRNRGIYIFRVQGKMYHFINDLLPPSGRAKNLQLYFYDNDNELANIMACSEKMHESIVKKLMNILRINPYSIFLKSLIDVPNISNYNIALKYDSGLDQRVYNLPTTSEVAGIWVEKETTEVSYAPHIRIYTHSNRSQIVNYYYGCYDPLQYPLLFPYGQSGWNCDIKKIIQPKDTSKRRAFCEHEELLSIRNMYFVDGYLDMKAQNLEKGKRKRDNISVREYYCYKFQMREDETNETLHSRRLFQQYSVDEHIKLETQRLDFF from the exons ATGAGCTCAACAATGGTTGGGAAAAAAG GTTATAactcaaaaaaaaagagttatacATACGTAGGTCAGTTACAATCTGATTATGTTCTCTTGAAGACTGTTCCTAACTTTAAATTTTGTGGTGCAAAAAAATTTGAATATGAACCACCTGGATTCTGCTGTAACAATGGTTCAATCAAGTTAGTTTCACATGAGATGCCTGCTGAACTACAAAATTTATATTTAGGGACTACTGAAGAATGTAAACATTTTCGAACATATATCAGAAAATACAATAATATGTTTGCATTTACATCACTAGGTGTAAATTATGATAATGAATTAGCAAAAAGAAATCGTGGTATTTATATATTTAGAGTTCAGGGAAAGATGTACCATTTTATAAATGATTTGCTGCCTCCGAGTGGAAGAGCAAAAAATCTACAACTATACTTCTATGACAACGATAACGAATTAGCTAACATAATGGCTTGCTCTGAGAAAATGCATGAATCAATAGTCAAAAAACTAATGAACATACTAAGAATTAATCCATACTCTATTTTCTTAAAATCCCTAATAGATGTTCCAAATATATCGAACTACAATATTGCACTTAAATATGACTCAGGTTTGGATCAACGTGTATACAATCTTCCTACTACATCAGAAGTTGCAGGGATATGGGTTGAAAAAGAAACCACCGAAGTTAGTTATGCACCTCATATTCGAATCTACACTCATAGCAATAGATCTCAAATAGTGAACTACTATTACGGATGTTATGATCCGCTACAATATCCACTATTGTTTCCATATGGTCAAAGTGGATGGAACTGTGACATTAAAAAAATTATACAACCAAAAGATACTTCTAAACGTCGAGCCTTTTGTGAACACGAAGAATTACTAAGTATTAGAAATATGTATTTTGTTGATGGATATCTTGACATGAAAGCTCAAAATCTTGAAAAAGGAAAACGAAAAAGAGATAATATCTCTGTTCGTGAATATTACTGTTATAAATTCCAAATGAGAGAAGATGAAACAAATGAAACTTTACATTCTCGAAGATTATTTCAGCAATATTCAGTAGATGAACACATAAAACTTGAAACACAGAGATTAGACTTTTTTTAA